gcagaggggctgtcacTATCCCTGGGGCTCTGGTAGCCCCCCAGGTATGGCCATGACTCACGTGGCCGTGGAGTCTGGCCCCATGGTGATGTTCTGCCTGTCTGGTGATGCTGGGACCTGAACTACCCCCCAGAGGGTTGTGAGTCCTCTGCTTTGCCTTCTGGCAGGTGGAATTACAGCAGAGGGCTTTCCTGGGGCCCTCGTGATGCAGCGTGATTCGCCACAAGAAGAGGAATTTCCCACTGGGAAATTAGTGGAAAGAACACAGACAAAAAGagtaagagaaacaaaaagtgCTTTGGACAGACTCAGAGAATATCAAGTCAGGCCTGGCTTGGTGGGCATAGAGGCACAGAACCTCAGATCCCTCCTTGAAGAACCATCTTAAATGCCTTAAGTGGgagatttctgctgtttttcctgaCTCATCCTTCCTGCTGAAGGTCAAGGACTTCCATGAACTTGCAGCCTGGCCAGAGCACCAGCACCAGATCCCCTCCTCACCCTGGGTTTATtgccctgtccatggcagacCAGCTGCTGTCCTATCACTCTGCTATCAGATCCTGAGTCAGATCTGGCAGTCCCTGAACTTAGGAGTCCTGAGATGAAGCACAGCCCATCCCACACAAAGccacagcttttgttttgtgtaaAGTAATGACAATTAAAACCAACAGGACCAAAAACGAGGAAAGAGGGAGCTTTGTGGATAAGTCAGTGCTGGTCCTGTGGGTGAGGCAGTTCAGAGTCTTGGGAGAAGTGGGTTGGAGATTTAAGGGAAAATGAAACACGCTGAGGAGGAACAAGAGTTCTTCAGAACGCTTGGATGATGAGAGGCACAAGCACCCTGTGGGGTTTGGGCtggcacctgagctgctgcatgGTGGGTCACCTGGACCTGTGTTTCCCTTTCTGAAGTCCCTCAGGAAGTTTTCCCAGGGTGACAGAGGGGTCAGACAGCAATGCTGCACCATTCAGTGTGGGACTGGGGCCGGAGGGCTGGTTCTGCACAACTTGCCACAGGACAAAAGCAGAGTGATCCTCTGCTGTTACAATCCCCTTGTGCCTGGAGGTGGGAGCAGAgtggggaggagctgccaggctctcctgggctggtggagcCGGCTCTGACTGTGTGTGCTATTATCACCTCTGTGCTAGCTGGGAGAACAGGAGGGTGCTGCAGGGTTCACAGGAGCAGTTACCAGCAGGCAAGGGTGAGGATTTCACCTGGGAGCTGTTGTGCTCACTGACATTTACCATCAGGTTGCTGGGGTCAAGCCAAACACGTTCTCTGTAATTTGCTTTCTGTAGGTGGCTTTGTAGAAACACCAGCAAGCAGTGAATGATTCCTGGAGTTGTCACCTGGAGCTGCTTTCTGAAAATCCCTTTTTGAAGAggatgctgcagctcctgtgggcATGGCTCTCTGAGGATGCAGCTCAGTGCTcagccagccccagcacccagaAAGAACAACATGCAGAGGAACAAAGGAAccacaaaaagcaaacaaaaaccccccaaacccactcCTGCCTGCAAAAACTGCAGAAGAGTGTGCTGCGGAGTGAGGGCTGGCTCAGAAACCCCCCTGGAAGACAGGATTCCCAGAACAGGAGGCAACAGTGGGATCCAGCCCAGGCTTATCAGCCTTGAAATGAAAGGGCTTTGCAGCAGGGTTTTCTCCAAGTTTGGATGTCCATGCTTGTCTCCTGCCCTTCTGTTGAGCAGGTGTGGGTGGGGAGCTTGATGAATAAGGGACTTACACTATGAATAATGCCAGGAGAAATGTGTGGCAGTGAGGGTCATAGGTCCGGGGTCTGGATATTAGAAAGCACAGGATAGAGCTGGACTTTTTCTTTTGATCTGGGTATTTTAATGTTTCTACCTGAGTTCTAAGTAAAGCAAAATATCCCCCTGCTTTTGCctgcaggagaggcaggaggccACTGCTGTCTACGGCCAAAAGCATCCCTTTATTAGTGAAGGAGTAAAAAGGCCTCTGGAGAAACTAGAGGGAAAGTGCATTTCATTTTCCTAGGAAATGGAATTCTTGACTTCTGGGTCACACCAGAAAGGTTTTCCTAGGACTGGGCATGGCTGTGCATCGCCTTCCTTCCCATCCTCAGCTGGCATGCCCTTGGCTGAACTGGAGAGGTGTGGATGGACACAGAGGGAAGAAAGGGGGGAATTGGGTGGACAGacagccaggagagcagccaggatgcagcagagctctggggccAGGCCTCACCTTTTCCCAGATTTCTATCCCTCTGGCCACAGCCAGGCCCCCACTGCCCCTGCCTCGTGTCTCTCTGCGGGGTGGCCGGCACAGAGGCAGGTGTTTTGCATGCTCTGCCTGGAGCAGTTGGGAAACAGGCAGCGGTGGAGCCGGGCGGCAGGTCCAACTGGTTTCCCTCCGCGCCTGGCGCTGGCACTGACGTACGAGCCCGCTCTCCAAACAGCTCCTGCCCCGTCCCCGGCACCCGGCTTTGCTCGGCATCGCGCTGCGCAGGATGGCCGTGTCGGAGCTgtgatcccagccctgcccgcgGCGGCCCATGGACGGCAAAACCTCTCCGGTAAGGTGCGGGCGGCTCCCTCGCTCTGACCCGCCTGGGGGTACGGAGGTGCTTCGGGCTGGACGGACCTGCTCTCCTTGGGGTTTGCTGGAGAGCCCAGActctcctccctgctctccGGGGTGTTGCCTTCGCAGCAGCCAGTGGGGAGAAGGAGCCAGGATGAGTTGCCCGGGGGGGCTGCTGCCTCCGGCACCCCTTGGCACGTGGAGGGAGAAGGACAGTCACCAGCATCCTCGGTGTCAGCCCCATGCTGGCAGAGGAGGTGTCGAGGCCCCCAGTACTCTTCTTTGCCATGTTGAAGTGGATTGTGAACCAGGGGGACCAGTTGGTGCTGTCAGTGGGATCTGATTCCGCTTGGCATCCAGGGGAGCTGCACGTTCCTGAGCCCTCCGGCACTTTTCACCATCACGttggcagcagtgccctggtgggctcagccctgctgctccctttcACCTGCTCTCCATACTGGTTTTGGGCTGGGTTTACTGGGACCTGCTCAGCCTAGGATGTGGAACTGTGATGAGCATCCTGTCATGAGGAAAACATCCATCCCGGCTGGGCACCGTGCTCAGCCCGCCTGGGCGAGGCCAGCGGTAATTACCGTGCCGAGCACTGCCGGCTGTGCCAGCGACGTCCGGGACGTGCAAAGCCAGTGGTGATGGGGTGGATGGGGCTCaaggggaggcagagccagtTGTAACACATTCCCCTTCCTGTCCCTTGGTGTGGTGGtgccagccaggagcaggggcaCAGTGGGTTTGTGCTGGCTGGGTCCGAGGAGCAGCCtgaccccagctctgctctgcagcgTGGTCCCACCACTGGGTGACCTAAAAGCAAGTGGCATCACTTCATCTTGGTGGCAGCAAGACAGAAACTGGGGTGCCTACAGAGAGAGACAATTGCCCAATACTGGACATCCCCACTGGGCCACCTTGGCTTTGTCACTTGGATTAAATGGGCCATCAGGAGTCCCAGGAGCCACCCTTGGCTCTGCAGCTGCGAGAGAGTCTCTTCATGTTTCCGTGTCTCTGTGTGCCCATCCGTGCAATGGGGTGAGCAGCCATTACTCACACCCTGGAACATTTTCGGTCGCTGCTCACACTGGCATAGGGCAGCTTGTCCCTGGCCACATCACACTGACTTAATTGGCATGGCTTCTCACCTGTGCTTGCAAAATGGCCCTGGTGTGCTTTGGGATTTCAGTTCCCCGTGTGCTGCCCCTTTACAGCATCAGAGGCTCAGCATCATCCtcttgcagctcctgccccattctggggctgggggctgtcccCTGCCAGAGAGGccctgctcagctgtggcacTCAAGCAGGACAAGCAGGACGGTGTCAATGGCAAGGATTAGAGGCTCTCACCGGCTGGGGATGACTTTGTCCCTGGCAAGAACAGTGTCTCCATTGTGTTCTGGCTGGGCTGATCTGCACAATCTGTGCTCCACCACAGGTGAAGGATCCAGTTCCCTGTCTGGGCATGGGTCTGTGAGCAACTGGGAGTGATGGTGAGGGCGGGCAGCCGAGCTGAGCTGGGGGATGATTTCCTATTGAGGTAGCTCCTTCCAACTTATTTAAGACAggctgcctccctcccctcttgACGCTCCAGATTTTGAGTAGCTGCTGTGTCCTTCTGCTCCTCCGAGGCACTGCTGGGCCCTGGGTCCAGTTGCAACACCCAGGTGTTACCTGGCTTCCACTCTTCCTCCCAGTCTGAAACTGTGAGAGTCTGTTGGCTGGtttctctgcttccctcccCATTGCCCATGGATCCTGAGCCTCCAGCCCAGTCTGGATCATGTTTCCCCAGGTGATTGTCCCCTGCTTCCATGGATATGGGGgccttccctctgcagcagggAGCCGAGCTGCAGCTCAGTGCACGTGACAGCTCACGGTGCAGAGGGGAtgggcagctcagcactgctgtctGTGGTTCAGGTGCTTTGCCCACCCCTGCTCAGAGCCTcagagaagggaggagggaggtggtgtTTACACTCCAGACAGCTTTAGCAAAGGGCTTGTGTTGCAGACAGGCAGTGTCCACTTGCTGCCAAATGCcaggtgagcagagctggccaGGAGTCCCCGTGTGTCCCCAAAATCCTTCCTAGCTGCTCTCTGAGATCCATCCCTGCCACAGACTGTGCTTCCCCTCCCGGCACTTGCCTTTGACACACATTGCTCTCGGGGCTGGTGGAACGTTTGCAGAGAGGGCGTCAGAGAAAGGCCTCAAACCGCAGCCACGTGTGCGATACAGGCTCGGCTCTGCCTCTGACTTTTACTCAAAAGCCAGCAGAGGATGAGTAAAGGTTTTgtgggcaggagctgtcacTCACTCACCAGGGTTATGTACTCTTCTTAACAGAAACATCTTTGTAGAACCGCTGCtattttctctgctgcagtGGCCTTACAACAGGTGTGCTGGTTACCTGGAGCCCATGGCAAAAGCTTGGTTAGCTTCTCTGATTGGCCTACGAAATTAATTGGACTTAGACTTTTGAGGAAACAAGTAGCTAAAAGTTCAGTTGAATATAAAAGGGCACATGCTTCCTGCTGAGGAGTGTTCAGAGCGGTGTGACCTATAGCGTACTTCGGTGTTAATTTGATATATTTGCACACTGGAGGTGGAAGTGCTGCAGCACCCAGCATCGTTGGCTCCCTGGGCAAGCTGGGCTGTGTTTTCTAGTGTGATAGAAAGGTTTGTCCTTTGGAAGTTTGTAATTCTGCTGGTCTGACAAGCAAAGGATTGTGCTTGCTGCAGGGTGAGACTGGAAATATCACAAGTGTGGAGATAGCACAAAAATGCCATTGTAAAAGGGTACTTAGAAAAACTTAATTTATACATACACAGGAGAAATTCTTTCCCTGGGAAGGATTCCTGGCATCCACACATTGCTTTGTTTCTGCAAATCAGCAGGTCAGgacctgccacagctccagctttCACTGACTGTGTTCTCTGTCTAACAGTGGGCACTGAGGGTacccagggatgctccatgaTGTGGGCATGTGACAATCGGAATCCCACCTGTGTGACTGCTCAGGCTCatcagggaagggcagtgctgggcactccCCAGCCCTTCTAACAGAACAGAACACACTGAGGGGCTCTCTTGGGCTCCTCAGCACCTTCAGGAGAAGGCAAGGCTTCAGCTCAGCCATCCTGGGCTTCTGGTGTAGGGAAACCTCAGCCTGCAGGCTGAGCAGATCCAGGCTTGTTCTTGCTgtgtggaaggaaggggtgAGAGTGGGGTGATGCTGTGAGACAGAAAGTGCCTCTCTCCTCCTCACGCACCGGAGCTTGGGGAGCCTGACACGAGTGGAGAGGTGGCTCCCCACGGGCAGGAGGTGTTagtgctgcctgtgccaagGGCCCCGCGGGCGATGGGAGTAGGTCAGTGCCGGGGGTTGGCCCTGCACACCCCGCTGCTGGCCAGGGCGGGTGGCCAGGCAGCATCCCCAGAGCCCGGGGTGCTGTGCTCGCCGGCTCTGCGGGTGATGAGCTCCCCGGGCACAGTCCGGGAGCGCTGTGCGTGTCCCCGGTGTGCAGTGGAGCTGAGCCGGCTCGGCGTGGCCACGCCGGGGCTGTGACTCACGGATAATGCCCAGGAAGTTACACCACCGCATTGCAAGAAAGGGCACAGCTGTCTTTACAAAGCATGAGCCTGAGCAGCCTCGCGACCTGCCCATTAGAGCTCCCGATTCCCGCGTGGCAGGAAACACGGGGGGAGAGAAAATCCAGCTGGAAGGGCAATGATGGCTCCCACCACTGCTCCTGCTCTATGTTCCATCCTCTGCCTGTCTCAGAGCCATGATCCAGCCTGGGTGCTACTGCTTGCTGGATTACAGGGAAAGGGATGTTTTCTGGTCCTGAGGAAAGGTCACCTCTAGCAGCTTCAGGGCCAAATATCAGAGACAGGCTTCCAGAGGGATGTGTTAGAGCCACCTCTGACTGGTAAGTGATCCCTGGGGAGTGATGGCTCCACTTCTCCTGGGTGCCCCTTCAGTGGGACGTCAGCAGCATTATAGAATCCtataatggtttgggttggaagggacataaAGCTTATCCAATACCAATACCCTGCCatagacagggacaccttccactagagcaggttgctccaagccccatccatccTACGGAGATTTTACAAAAGGCAGAGGAAGCTGCATTTTTGGGGGGATCTGTATACAGGTCCTCTCTGAAGGCAAATGAGAGGCTCTGGCTTCTGTAGCTGATGGAGCACTTGGAAGAGTGTATCTTGAGGAAAGGAAACAGGTACATATTCTTTGGTGAATTCATGGATTAGGAGTGACacaactgcagagcagcattccAGGGTACAGGACGTTTCAGGGCTTGGAAAACACCGATTATTAAGTATTACTAAATAACAGCTGGAAATTACACTGTATTTTTCAAATGGCTAATTAAGGATAGATGTATAAATTGGGGCACTAACCCTGTGGAACTGGGCCACGGACTGACTGACCCAATGCCAAATACCCGGCTGATTGCTCCGATCACAGCGATGGGTCTGGGGAATTCATCCACCTGAAGGGGAAAAGCTGCGTGACAACAAGGTTTTGGGCCATCCTGGATGGGATACAGCTCAGGCTCTGGTGCAGAGAGGAGCAGTAGAGTGGTGACTCTCCAGTAGGTTCATGGTGCTGTGAGAAATAACcaacagcacccacagctggtGGTGCCAGGGGGCTCAGTGTGGTGCCAGGGGGCTCAGCTCTGTGTCACACTTGCCTTCACAGCTGGCATGGTGGCAGCTGGGGGACTCTCCAGTGGGCATCAATCACTGCCAGTAACAGTGTCCTCTGCTCCCAGACCGCTGCATCACCTGGCAGTGTCCCTCCCAGCCTCCATGCCTCCACGGTCAGCAGCATCTTCGGCGCCCGAATTCCGCAGCCTCGAGAGAACGTCCTCGGCATCAGCTTCAAACCCTACAGCCCCGAGTCCAGCCCGGCCCCGACCCCCTGCACGGCCTGTGAGAGCACACGTAAGGATGGTGCCCAGGGTGgtctctgcctgccctggccccagtcccacccagagtggggagggatggagggaggcagagatggatgcctgtgcctgctgctggcacaagCCTTGGCCACAGGCTGATGTTTCCCTGGGGGTGTGAGGGGTACCAGGGGCAAGGGAGAGGTCCATGAACACATCTCAGTGCGGGGTGTGCATGACCCTGGTTTCCACATCTTGAGGGTCCTCTGAGGAGCCGGTGGCGGGTAGGAGGGTCTGGGTGCCTTGGGGAGGCAGCTGCTCGCCCTGACCCTgcctctgtcctgctgccaggatCCTCCATGTTCAGAGCTCCCTGCATGAGCCAGCGGCGTCTTGCACTCATCTTCTGCGTCTCCGTCCTCATCGTGCTGCTCATCGCCCTCATCCTGCTGTGTGAGTGAGGGTCCAGCCTGGGGTGGCTTGGGGCTCCTAGAGGGGATCTCAGAGGGGTTGGGGGTTAGCACAGACTGGGAATATCTATGCTGGGAAGTGCCAGAGGGAAGCCCTGGATCAGAGGCAGCAATGTGCTCTTCCCATTCCCTAAGTGTTCCTGACATCTGGTGGAGAGACAGGAGCCCAGGAAAGGAGATCTGCTGCCTGGGCTGACAGTGGTATTTGCTGGGCTTGGGGCTGCAAAGGCTTTCCTTCTGCTGGGCTCGCTTTGATGGCAACAGGGCACCCCTAGTAGCACCCACACTTACCCTCCTCAGGGCAGAATCTACCAAATAAATTGGTACAGACATTGGGAAATCCCTTTAATCCTGGTAACATCCAGCTGCCGTTCTCCAGCTGGTGGGCTTGAAGCACTAACAGGCAGAGTTTATCTTTCTGTGGGTGAAGGGAGAGGGTCTTGCACAGGGGGAGTGCTCAGGGTGGCCAGTCCCCCTCCAGTCCTGTGTGCAGCAGCTTTTTGCTCTCAGCTCAAACACAGCTCATGCTCATGCCCGGTGTTTGGGAGTGCCCCCATGCTTGGAATACCTCCAGATGCCCATCCAGGTGGGTCACAGCCACGCCTAACCCTGTCCTAAGCGTGATATTTTCTTGGTCCTAGTTATGTTCTGGCGGTCTCAGACGGGCATCGTGTACAAGGAACCTGCGGAGAGCTGCAAGGACAGCGCAGTGCGCTGTGACGGCATCGTCGACTGCTCCCAGCGGAGTGATGAACTGGGctgtggtgaggcactgggagctggggcagtgggagTGGGGACACCCTAGGATGCTGATCACCCCTGACCCACCTGCTCCATCCTACAGTGCGTTTCACATCTGAGGAGTCCTTGCTCCACGTCTACTCCAGCACCGAGAGCCAGTGGCTGCCAGTGTGCAGCAGCGCCTGGGACGAGTCCTTCTCCAGAAAGACCTGCCGGCAGCTGGGATTTCAGAAGTAATTCCTGAGGATGGGTTGTTCTGCTCAGGCACTGGGGCTCTGCCAAccccctgggtgctgctctggCCCCCTGCCCTGACTGGGCGCCAGCGTGTGCTGTGCTCTTTCTGCCAGCATTGTGCTTTCTGATGGAAGGTGGCATGtccagtgctgctctgagcaTAAGGCAGGGACCAGACAAGCGCCTGGCcatggggaccctcactgtctcttctctctccccccAGTGCATCACAGACTGAATACATCCCCCTGCGTGTCTCTGGCAAGAGTCTCACGGTGACTGATGAGCGAGAGACCATCCAGCAGAGCCTCAACAGGTACCAGGCAGCatcacctcctgccctgcccctgccgtGGTGCTGCAGGAATGGGGCTGAGGCTGtgtctccctcctctctcctgcagctcaCAGTGTCTCACAGGAAAGTACGTCTCGCTCCGATGCACAAGTAAGGGGCTGGCACATGGccaagggtgggcagggagtCTTTCCACAGGCTTGGGAGTGCTTTCCCCCCTTCTCTGCTCAGGGTTGGACAAATGGGGTGTTTTCCAACAAACCTGGGTAGCAGAAAACTACAAAACTGCATTTCCCCACTGCCCCTATGAGTGGTGCCTGCGGGTGGGGGGGATGTTGTGTGTTTCCTCACTCCGTGCTCACCTTCTCCCTCAAGCCCTTctctcagccctgctctcccttccagcctgtgggCAGAGGATTTCTGGCCGGATCATCGGGGGAAAGGAAACCTCAGTGAACAAATGGCCGTGGCAGGTCAGCGTGCAGTACGGGCCGATCCACATCTGCGGTGGCACCATCATCGACGCACAGTGGGTCCTCACTGCAGCCCACTGCTTCTTCATGTGAGTGCTGCTGCCACCTGGGGGCAttcagcccagccccacaccccaTATCTTACCCCTTCCTGCCCCATCTCACCCCTCCAGGAACAGCATGAAGATCCTGGACGACTGGAAGGTGTATGGTGGGGTGTCGGACCTGAAGCAGCCCATGGAGGGCATCCCTGTCTCCCAGGTCATCATCAACTCCAACTACAGTGATGACCACGATGACTATGACATCGCTCTCATGAAGCTCTCCAGGCCACTGACGCTCTCAGGTGAGGCCTCACAGCTTACCTGCACAGAGGACAGGGAGAGACTGAGGATGGGCAGGAGTGAAAAGCAGCTCAGGTCCCCTTGGAATCATACTCTGGGGTGTGTGGacctgctgccagctggagcATCCAACTTTGCTGAGGCCACCTTCCTTTCTCTTGCCTATCCCATGGCCAGGAAGCAGCTGGCACATGCAGCCATGGGCTCAGCTGTGTCACCAGTATTTAtgctggggtgggcagagagGGTCACCTTTCCCACCCCCCATGCTCCTCCCTGGCTGCAGGGCTCATGACTATGGCAGCTATTTTGCTCTGGGGTGACTCATCCCTCCTTCCTTGCCTGGCTTTCATCATGTCTTCTTCCAGCCCAGGTTCGCCCAGCCTGCCTCCCAATGTACAGCCAGCGATTCCAGACCGGCAGGTCCTGCTTCATCACGGGCTTTGGGAAGACCAGGGAGAATGAAGGTGAGGGAGGATGCAGGTTTTCCACAGGCATCTCCTGTCCacaagcacagctctgctgtggtaCTCGAGGACCGTTCCCACAGGCACAACTCTCAGGGGTTGCCCTCCCAGCTTGTGAGGCTTTGCAGAAATAAGACCCATAAGAAACACCAGCTTCCTCCCTCGCTGCTGCAGAGGGGcctgggggcagtgggggctgAGActccccccctgccccacagctcttCCTGCCTTGCAGATAACACGTCCCCAAAGCTGCGGGAGGCTGAGGTGAAGCTCATCGACTACAAGATCTGCAACAGTGACAAGGTGTACGAGGGCTACCTGACCCCACGGATGATGTGCGCTGGAtacctgcagggagggaaagatGCATGTCAGGTGAGCTGGGGGCATGTGGCACACCAGGAGAGGGCTGCTCACTTTTGGATACCTCCCAGAGGGGCATCTCCTGTCTCCCctcctcactgctctgctcctctgagcCAGGGTGACAGCGGAGGGCCGCTGGTCTGCGAGGACAATGGCCGCTGGTATGTGGCTGGGGTGACGAGCTGGGGAACAGGATGTGGCCAGAAGAACAAGCCTGGAGTTTACACACGTGTGACAAAGCTCCTCAGCTGGATATACAGCAAAATGGAGGTGaggtggcagtgctgtgcttggGCAGGAAGGCCCTGCGTGCATGGAGAGGGGCTGTACCCCCCCAGCCCAGGCCCTGGCACCTCACCCttgctctcctctctctcctttgcaGAGCGAGAATGACTAAGAGCAGGATGGACACTTGTCTGGGCTGTGCCTTTCCAGCTGGCACaggccactgccctgggctgctgccaggGTACAATGCTACCAGCCAATCCCACATCTCTCTCTGGACTGTCTGTGCACCCAGGGACCTGTTGCTGCACCCGAACTCTACAAAAATGGCACATGTGAAGTGACTGCCCTTGCCTGGTGCCAGGGGGTGACCTGGAGGCAGCGGGGCACAGCACCcagccagccccaggagcaCACAGCCCATGCTGGCAGCTGGCCATGCTGGCTGGGGGCACCTCCTCACCCCATGTCTGTGGTTCTTCTCCTGTAAATAGACCCTGTCTGGACAGGGTGTCACAAGTGCTTCCTGGCAGGACTGTGACACCCTCAGTGGCTGTGACTGGTGCCTGTCAATGGAATTGGGGTGCCCACGTTGAGGAAACACTTCCCATGCCAGatcacagctgtgctgccttggggtgtgggatggggcagctgtgTCCACACTGCCCACACCTCTGAGATCACACATGGTTTTCTCATGCAGAGGAGCCCCGAGGTGCGGTTATTCCACCCTCTGGgaggagcagccactgctctCATGTTTGTGAACAGATTT
This region of Pithys albifrons albifrons isolate INPA30051 chromosome 23, PitAlb_v1, whole genome shotgun sequence genomic DNA includes:
- the TMPRSS13 gene encoding transmembrane protease serine 13; its protein translation is MDGKTSPTAASPGSVPPSLHASTVSSIFGARIPQPRENVLGISFKPYSPESSPAPTPCTACESTRSSMFRAPCMSQRRLALIFCVSVLIVLLIALILLFMFWRSQTGIVYKEPAESCKDSAVRCDGIVDCSQRSDELGCVRFTSEESLLHVYSSTESQWLPVCSSAWDESFSRKTCRQLGFQNASQTEYIPLRVSGKSLTVTDERETIQQSLNSSQCLTGKYVSLRCTTCGQRISGRIIGGKETSVNKWPWQVSVQYGPIHICGGTIIDAQWVLTAAHCFFMNSMKILDDWKVYGGVSDLKQPMEGIPVSQVIINSNYSDDHDDYDIALMKLSRPLTLSAQVRPACLPMYSQRFQTGRSCFITGFGKTRENEDNTSPKLREAEVKLIDYKICNSDKVYEGYLTPRMMCAGYLQGGKDACQGDSGGPLVCEDNGRWYVAGVTSWGTGCGQKNKPGVYTRVTKLLSWIYSKMESEND